The Candidatus Omnitrophota bacterium genome has a window encoding:
- a CDS encoding dTDP-4-dehydrorhamnose 3,5-epimerase family protein, with product MIDGVKVKKLKLIPDERGRLMEMLRSDEDIFKKFGQVYMTTAKPGVVKAWHYHKRQTDNFVCVHGKIRLALYDSRKKSPTYGQVNEFTLCLEDPILVQIPEMVYHGFKGVSDCESIVINTPTRPYDHKKPDEYRIDAYENDIPYDWRR from the coding sequence ATGATCGACGGAGTGAAAGTGAAGAAGCTGAAACTGATACCCGATGAGCGCGGGCGGCTCATGGAGATGCTGCGCAGCGACGAAGATATCTTCAAAAAATTCGGCCAGGTCTACATGACCACCGCCAAGCCCGGCGTCGTCAAGGCGTGGCATTACCACAAGAGACAGACGGATAACTTCGTCTGCGTCCACGGGAAGATAAGGCTGGCCCTCTACGACTCCCGCAAGAAGTCCCCGACGTACGGCCAGGTGAACGAGTTCACCCTGTGCCTCGAAGACCCGATACTCGTGCAGATACCGGAGATGGTCTACCATGGTTTCAAGGGAGTGAGCGATTGCGAATCGATAGTGATAAATACCCCTACCAGGCCTTATGATCACAAGAAGCCGGACGAATACAGGATAGACGCTTACGAGAACGATATACCGTACGATTGGAGAAGATGA
- the fsa gene encoding fructose-6-phosphate aldolase gives MKLFIDTANIEEIREANALGIVDGVTTNPTLIAREGKDFISTVKEICAIVDGPISAEVISLKADEMVKEAQQLSKIHKNIVVKIPMTAEGLKATKVLSGDGVKTNLTLCFSPAQALLAAKAGAAYVSPFIGRLDDIGQVGMDLIRDIRTIFSNYGFKTRIIVASVRNPVHVLEAAKLGADIATVPYGVLMALVKHPLTDAGIERFLKDWKSVPKR, from the coding sequence ATGAAATTATTCATAGATACCGCTAATATCGAAGAGATACGGGAGGCGAATGCGCTCGGCATAGTGGACGGTGTAACGACGAACCCTACCCTGATAGCCAGGGAAGGCAAGGACTTCATATCGACGGTCAAAGAGATATGCGCGATAGTGGACGGCCCTATAAGCGCTGAGGTGATAAGCCTGAAGGCCGACGAGATGGTAAAGGAAGCTCAACAGCTTTCAAAGATACATAAAAACATCGTAGTGAAGATCCCCATGACCGCCGAAGGCCTCAAGGCGACGAAGGTGCTCTCGGGGGACGGTGTAAAGACGAATCTTACGTTATGCTTCTCACCCGCGCAGGCGCTCCTGGCGGCAAAGGCCGGCGCCGCTTACGTCAGCCCGTTCATAGGCCGTCTCGATGATATAGGCCAGGTCGGCATGGATCTCATAAGGGATATCAGGACCATATTCTCCAATTACGGTTTCAAGACCCGGATCATCGTAGCGAGCGTGAGGAACCCGGTTCATGTGCTGGAAGCGGCCAAATTGGGAGCGGACATAGCCACGGTGCCGTACGGTGTCCTGATGGCGCTCGTGAAGCATCCACTGACCGACGCCGGGATAGAACGGTTCTTAAAGGACTGGAAGAGTGTTCCGAAGAGATAG
- a CDS encoding GGDEF domain-containing protein: MRGLMIALHGLTAIAALVIFHILYSLHRIDYPFINIVLLILSPAGYLYRRPFSYMALAGAWALLFPLFFFVYRIDIVNAALPLLIFSGMTAGFNGCRVMMRKTIAIRGREVKYKEAEKADLSGNFEELSEAEDAVRNKELVIVNLYEATKKMSASLTFEDIFRIFSTLMKDHFTFLRSELVILKTADGHPAAGRSYHMQGPDTGDDRVSEVDYGELVRASSEHNKAVYITRQDDAPLFDRLKLGQEADSIMMMPFLSGKKTVAVLAVENLPQGDFERLVILAAQFSLEMKKILLYEKVEEMAITDGLTGLYVRRYFLERLDEELSRSRRHRFNFAFLMCDIDNFKHTNDTYGHLVGDVVLKEAARIMKGSIREIDLAARYGGEEFSMILPETDAAGALVVAERIRKKIEDSTFKAYDESIKATISIGIAMYPEDAKSADDLIERSDAALYKAKRSGKNVVCAYGK; encoded by the coding sequence ATGCGCGGATTGATGATAGCGCTGCACGGCTTAACGGCCATAGCGGCGCTGGTCATATTTCATATACTGTACTCTCTGCACAGGATCGACTACCCTTTCATAAATATAGTGCTCCTTATCCTATCCCCGGCCGGTTATCTTTACCGGAGGCCCTTCTCTTACATGGCGCTGGCAGGGGCCTGGGCCCTTCTCTTCCCGCTCTTCTTTTTTGTATACAGGATAGATATCGTGAATGCCGCGCTCCCTCTCCTTATATTCAGCGGCATGACAGCCGGTTTTAACGGGTGCAGGGTCATGATGCGGAAGACCATAGCCATACGCGGCCGTGAAGTGAAGTATAAGGAAGCGGAAAAGGCGGACCTGTCGGGGAATTTCGAAGAGTTGAGCGAAGCGGAGGATGCCGTAAGGAATAAGGAGCTCGTCATCGTCAACCTGTATGAGGCCACTAAGAAGATGTCGGCAAGCCTCACGTTCGAAGACATCTTCAGGATATTCAGCACATTGATGAAGGACCATTTCACCTTTTTGAGAAGCGAGCTCGTGATCCTGAAGACGGCCGACGGCCACCCTGCGGCAGGCAGGTCGTATCATATGCAGGGCCCCGATACAGGTGATGACCGCGTATCAGAAGTCGACTACGGGGAACTTGTCAGGGCCTCTTCGGAGCATAATAAGGCCGTATACATAACGAGACAGGACGATGCGCCGTTATTTGACCGGCTGAAACTGGGGCAGGAAGCGGACAGTATTATGATGATGCCGTTCCTGAGCGGGAAGAAGACAGTGGCGGTCCTTGCGGTAGAGAACCTTCCGCAAGGCGATTTCGAACGGCTTGTCATACTGGCTGCGCAATTTTCGCTTGAGATGAAGAAGATACTTCTCTATGAGAAGGTAGAAGAGATGGCCATCACCGACGGCCTGACGGGGCTATACGTGAGGAGATATTTTCTCGAACGCCTGGACGAGGAATTAAGCCGTTCGAGGCGGCACAGGTTCAACTTTGCGTTCCTGATGTGCGATATAGACAATTTCAAACACACCAATGACACATACGGTCACCTTGTCGGGGACGTCGTCCTGAAAGAGGCGGCCCGTATCATGAAGGGGAGCATACGGGAGATCGACCTTGCCGCCAGGTACGGCGGAGAGGAATTTTCTATGATATTGCCGGAGACCGATGCGGCAGGCGCGCTGGTGGTCGCCGAGAGGATACGGAAGAAGATAGAGGACAGCACATTCAAGGCGTACGACGAGAGCATAAAGGCGACGATAAGCATAGGCATTGCGATGTACCCGGAAGATGCGAAGTCCGCCGATGACCTGATAGAAAGATCGGACGCCGCGCTATACAAAGCCAAACGTTCGGGTAAAAATGTTGTATGCGCGTATGGGAAGTAG
- a CDS encoding LptA/OstA family protein: MLPAKASAEEPPSKEPIVVNGDTVEYLHEKKEVTGSGNVSITYKDVLLTCDKITVHLDTKDAIAEGNVKITQKESYFTGEKILYNFDKRTGDIVNGYINSKPFYGKADEIAKVSEKEIKLDRGYVTTCELEKPHYRVQARQVKIYLEDRVVAKHILFFVGNVPIMYFPYYVQPLKEQTAHATIQVGKESEWGYYVLTSYRYYFSEICNGKFLVDYRTKKGLAEGVDNKYRINGLGDGVVRFYYTNENDSTAYDREGDTQSKYRVQVRHKWDMGNDTVATLELNKVRDQNFVKDYLYKEYEEAGDPDNYLSFITTKDNYTISLLFRKRMDKYFDVVERLPEFKIEIPNNRLTEKFPIYYKQETAGVYLNHTFPETDLEDQKDVSTIRFDTYHRLSYASKLLGSLSVTPYAAIRETYYSKNRWGTTNVDRTVFSAGLDNSIKFYRIYDVQTSYLGLDINKLRHIITPTANYYFTYQPTVSPDNLNQFDEVDSIAANNGIQFAIENKLQTKRPEGKDGPLKSVDLATLIVSTDYAFRLEKGSASFKSQKFQSIEFQLELSPYPWLYSIVKMSVDTKRQLIQSESVDLVARWADRWSLGLGHRFEDVESGRSNFATLDFIYKINEKWKVRAYERFNMLDGSFEEQEYTVYRDLHCWVAELTYNTKTYSDDQTIWFVMRLKAFPEYPIGFKRTYYRPQFGSTGNM, translated from the coding sequence GTGCTTCCTGCCAAGGCCTCCGCGGAAGAACCTCCGTCAAAAGAACCCATCGTCGTCAACGGCGACACCGTCGAATACCTGCACGAGAAGAAAGAGGTCACCGGTTCCGGCAACGTATCCATAACCTATAAAGACGTATTGCTCACCTGCGACAAGATAACGGTCCACCTTGATACAAAAGACGCCATAGCGGAAGGGAACGTAAAGATAACCCAGAAAGAGTCCTACTTCACCGGCGAAAAGATATTGTACAACTTTGACAAGAGGACGGGGGATATCGTGAACGGTTATATCAATTCGAAACCGTTCTACGGCAAGGCCGACGAGATAGCAAAGGTAAGCGAAAAAGAGATAAAGCTGGACCGCGGTTATGTGACTACCTGTGAGCTCGAGAAACCGCATTACCGCGTACAGGCAAGGCAGGTGAAGATATACCTGGAAGACAGGGTCGTCGCCAAACATATACTCTTCTTCGTAGGCAACGTGCCCATAATGTACTTCCCGTATTATGTGCAGCCGCTCAAGGAGCAGACCGCCCACGCCACGATACAGGTAGGGAAGGAGAGCGAGTGGGGCTACTACGTCCTCACGTCATACAGGTACTATTTCAGCGAGATATGCAACGGGAAGTTCCTGGTCGACTACAGGACCAAAAAGGGGCTGGCGGAGGGTGTAGATAATAAATACAGGATCAACGGCCTCGGGGATGGTGTAGTCAGATTTTACTATACCAACGAGAACGACAGCACCGCTTACGACCGCGAGGGCGACACCCAATCCAAGTACAGGGTCCAGGTCAGGCACAAATGGGACATGGGCAATGATACCGTTGCCACGCTTGAGCTCAATAAGGTCCGCGACCAGAATTTCGTGAAGGACTACCTCTACAAGGAATATGAGGAAGCAGGCGACCCGGACAACTACCTCTCGTTCATAACGACAAAAGATAATTACACCATAAGCCTCCTTTTCCGTAAGAGGATGGATAAGTACTTCGATGTCGTGGAACGCCTGCCCGAATTCAAGATCGAGATACCGAACAACCGGCTGACGGAAAAATTCCCCATTTACTACAAACAGGAGACGGCGGGCGTCTACCTGAACCATACCTTCCCCGAGACGGACCTGGAAGACCAGAAGGACGTGAGCACGATACGATTCGACACGTATCACCGGCTCTCATATGCGTCGAAATTGCTGGGGTCGTTGAGCGTTACGCCCTATGCGGCCATACGGGAGACGTACTATTCGAAGAACAGGTGGGGCACCACGAATGTGGACCGCACCGTATTCTCGGCCGGCCTGGACAACTCCATAAAATTTTACAGGATCTACGATGTGCAGACGTCGTATCTGGGGCTCGATATAAACAAATTGAGGCATATAATAACGCCCACCGCCAATTACTACTTCACATACCAGCCGACGGTCTCTCCCGACAACCTTAACCAGTTCGATGAGGTGGACTCGATAGCCGCCAATAACGGCATACAGTTCGCGATAGAGAATAAACTACAGACGAAGAGGCCCGAGGGGAAAGATGGGCCGCTCAAATCCGTGGACCTCGCCACGCTCATAGTCAGCACCGACTACGCCTTCCGCCTGGAGAAAGGGAGCGCAAGCTTCAAGTCGCAGAAGTTCCAGAGCATAGAGTTCCAGCTGGAGTTGTCGCCCTATCCGTGGCTCTATTCGATAGTGAAGATGAGCGTCGACACGAAGCGCCAGCTCATACAGTCCGAGAGCGTCGACCTTGTTGCGAGGTGGGCTGACAGGTGGTCGCTCGGGCTGGGCCACCGTTTTGAGGATGTCGAGTCGGGGAGGAGCAATTTTGCCACTCTCGATTTCATCTATAAGATAAACGAAAAGTGGAAGGTCCGCGCCTATGAACGGTTCAATATGCTGGACGGTTCTTTCGAAGAGCAGGAGTACACAGTATACAGGGACCTCCACTGCTGGGTCGCGGAATTGACCTACAACACAAAGACGTATTCGGACGACCAGACCATCTGGTTCGTGATGCGCCTCAAGGCCTTCCCGGAATACCCGATAGGGTTCAAGCGCACTTATTACCGTCCGCAGTTCGGCTCCACAGGGAATATGTAG
- a CDS encoding UDP-glucose/GDP-mannose dehydrogenase family protein produces the protein MNICIIGSGYVGLVTGACLADLGNTVICVDKDEAKIKRLKSGKMPIYEPGLEELVMRNRKEKRLSFGTSIREGVKKSEVIFIAVGTPSKNSGEADLAFVEGVSKEIALSMPSYRLIVEKSTVPVNTGEWVEHTIGVFNKRKVKFDVASNPEFLREGSALDDFMHPDRVVIGVKSKRARDILTELYKPLSVPLVITDIRSAELIKHASNSFLAAKISFINAVADICDLVGADISEVARGMGLDRRIGKDFLNAGIGFGGSCFPKDLSAFLRITEKLGYDFGMLREAQKVNEDQKTFLMKKIEGLLWNVSEKTIGVLGLSFKPNTDDIRYSPALGMISIFLKEGARVKVYDPKAMEKAKKVLKKTVKFCKNPYEVARGSDCLLIATEWNEFKELDFKKVRGLMRQPVIVDGRNIYDPVEIKKLGFRYTGVGRS, from the coding sequence ATGAATATCTGCATAATCGGCTCAGGGTATGTAGGACTGGTGACGGGCGCCTGCCTCGCCGACCTCGGCAACACCGTGATATGCGTAGATAAGGACGAAGCGAAGATAAAGAGGCTTAAGTCGGGCAAGATGCCTATTTATGAGCCCGGCCTGGAAGAGCTTGTCATGCGCAACAGGAAAGAGAAGCGCCTCTCTTTCGGGACGAGCATAAGGGAAGGCGTGAAGAAGTCCGAAGTGATATTCATCGCGGTCGGCACGCCCTCCAAGAACAGCGGCGAAGCCGACCTCGCCTTCGTGGAGGGCGTCTCTAAAGAGATCGCCCTATCCATGCCCTCCTACCGGCTCATAGTCGAAAAGTCGACCGTCCCGGTCAATACCGGGGAGTGGGTAGAGCACACCATCGGCGTATTCAACAAACGCAAGGTCAAGTTCGACGTGGCCTCCAACCCGGAGTTCCTGCGCGAGGGTTCCGCGCTGGATGATTTTATGCACCCGGACAGGGTCGTGATAGGGGTCAAGTCGAAGAGGGCGCGCGACATCCTGACAGAACTGTATAAACCCCTGTCCGTGCCGCTGGTCATCACGGACATAAGATCGGCAGAGCTCATCAAACACGCTTCCAATTCATTCCTCGCCGCAAAGATATCCTTTATCAACGCGGTGGCCGATATATGCGACCTCGTGGGGGCGGATATCTCGGAAGTCGCCAGGGGCATGGGTCTCGACAGGAGGATAGGTAAGGATTTTCTCAATGCAGGCATAGGGTTCGGCGGTTCGTGCTTTCCGAAAGACCTCTCCGCGTTCCTCAGGATAACGGAGAAGCTGGGGTATGATTTCGGGATGCTGAGAGAGGCCCAGAAGGTGAACGAAGACCAGAAGACGTTCCTTATGAAAAAGATCGAAGGGCTCTTATGGAACGTATCCGAGAAGACGATAGGCGTCCTGGGGCTCTCGTTCAAACCCAATACCGATGATATACGGTACTCGCCGGCGCTGGGCATGATCTCGATCTTCCTGAAAGAGGGCGCCAGGGTAAAGGTCTATGACCCGAAGGCGATGGAGAAGGCTAAAAAGGTCCTGAAGAAGACGGTGAAGTTCTGCAAAAACCCGTATGAAGTCGCCCGGGGCAGTGATTGCCTGCTGATAGCCACCGAGTGGAACGAGTTCAAAGAGCTCGATTTCAAAAAGGTCAGGGGATTGATGCGGCAACCGGTCATAGTCGACGGCAGGAATATTTACGATCCCGTCGAGATAAAGAAGCTGGGTTTCAGATATACGGGAGTGGGGAGGAGCTGA